In the Balaenoptera musculus isolate JJ_BM4_2016_0621 chromosome 2, mBalMus1.pri.v3, whole genome shotgun sequence genome, ATGGCGCCGCCTCCCGGAATGTCGGCCTTGCTTGTGATCTTCCCATCCTCTCTCTGAGGACATCTTCCCACTCTCCCTTTCAGAACCGGGCAGCCACGATGCGGCTCCGCCTCCTCCTGTGCCTGGCGCTCCTCAGTCCGCGGATGGCCACCCTGCGCCGCCCCCAAAAGAAGAGAGTTCCGGAGATGCCGCCCGCAGTCGCCACGGTGGCCCCTGGCAGCCGGGACTTTGTCTTCGACCTCTACAGGGCCTTGGCCGCGGCTGTCCCCGACCAGAACATCTTCTTCTCCCCTCTGAGCATCTCCGTGAGCCTGGCCATGCTCTCCCTGGGGGCGCGGGCCAACACGAAGGCGCAGGTCCTGGCGGGCCTGGGCCTCAACCCCCAGGAGGGCCAGGAGGAGGAGCTCCACAGCGCCTCCCAGCGGCTGCTGCGGGAGCTCGAGCAGCCCGGAGACAGCCTCCAGCTGAGCCTCGGCAACGCCCTGTTCACCAAGCCCACGGTGCCCATCGAGGAGGCCTTCCTGGGCGCCATGAGGACGCTGTACCTGGCAGACACTTTCCCCACCGACTTTGAGGACCCTGAAGGGGCCCAGAAGCAGATCAATGATTACGTGGCAAAGCAAACGAAAGGCAAGATTGTGGACTTGGTTAAGGGCCTGGATGGCACCGAGGTCATGGTCATAgtgaattacattttctttaaaggtaAGGCCCTTGGGCTTGAACCTGAACTTTCTCTTTTAAGATGCttttgtcaaaaaacaaaaaaaacaaaacacaaaacaaaaccaattcCCGCACACATGAAAGAGTGGGAGTGGATTTATTCTTTTCTGATCCCTGTTGATAGAGTGAAGCCGACGGCAGCTGGGTGAGACAGTGCCTTCTTACTGCAGAAGGTGGTGTGAAAGACCCCGGATGCTGTTTCCTCCACTGGGGAACAGCTGGTTCCTGTTTGTGCCCCTGGGGACACTTAAAGCAACCGCTTCCACATAGGCTCTGAAGCGTGAGTTTGTCAAGGCCACGATGCCAAAGAAACTGAGAGCATGGCTACTCAGGGCAGGATTGTGGGCCTTAGAAGGGCCTTAGAGGGCATTTCCCAGATGCTCCCTGGTACCCATATCCTCCTAGGGGCTGTTTCCCCAGCCGAGAAACCCTGGAACAAGAACCTGTTCCCTGAACagtcctctctcccctccccaagagCTGACCTCCCCATCTTTATCTCCCTGGCATTTCTTGTCAATATCCCTACTCATCCCAGCTTGTACACCTGCTTCTCCTTCTAGATACTGAGCCCCTGAGCGCCCTGTGCGGGGCCtgctgaggatggggaggggcagggagggaaaaggaaagaggaaaatagttAAGCTGTTAACCAAGCCCCCCTCTTCCCGTGGTCACAGATGGTGAGTATCGTGCTTGGGCTCTAAGATTCCTTGTCCCCTGGTCCAGGGCGAGGCTGCAGAGGACAGCTGTGAAATAATCTAAGTGGGGCATGC is a window encoding:
- the SERPINA5 gene encoding plasma serine protease inhibitor codes for the protein MRLRLLLCLALLSPRMATLRRPQKKRVPEMPPAVATVAPGSRDFVFDLYRALAAAVPDQNIFFSPLSISVSLAMLSLGARANTKAQVLAGLGLNPQEGQEEELHSASQRLLRELEQPGDSLQLSLGNALFTKPTVPIEEAFLGAMRTLYLADTFPTDFEDPEGAQKQINDYVAKQTKGKIVDLVKGLDGTEVMVIVNYIFFKAKWETSFNRKSTHEQDFHVTSETVVRVPMMKREDQFYYLLDRNLSCRVVGVPYQGNATAFFILPREGGMGQVENGLKEKTLRKWLKMSMKRQLELYLPKFSIEGSYQLEKVLPKLGIRDVFTSHADLTGISNHSSIQVSEMVHKAMVEVDESGTQAAAATGTIFMFRSARMSSQRIVFNRPFLMLIVENSKHILFLGKVTRP